In Pseudothermotoga sp., one genomic interval encodes:
- the purL gene encoding phosphoribosylformylglycinamidine synthase subunit PurL codes for MQRVEMFGLTEMEYELILKKLGREPNETELSMISVMWSEHCGYKHSKSSLRRLPTRGPRVIQGPGENAGVVDIGDGLAVVFKMESHNHPSAVEPFHGAATGVGGIVRDVLAMGARPIALLDSLRFGDPTSARVKYLFHGVVSGISFYGNCIGVPTVGGEVYFHSCYSQNPLVNVMCVGLVEKKHLKFARASKSNASLLLVGSLTGRDGIGGASFASENLSDDSEKKRPCVQIADPFMEKLLIEACVESATLDCVLAIQDLGAAGLTSACSEVAAKGGKGVLVDLSLVPVREEAMTPREILLSESQERMLLVVEKGFEETVAKIFKKWGLRASKIGEIVDDGFFTAIYDGKIVVRLPVKLLTEAPIIELKPSAMLRRRTTELNVPIPKDLNTVFLKILGSPNVCSRKYIFEQYDHMVGIDTVLRPGHDAAIIRIKGTNRAIATVTDCNPLYCSVDPYIGAQMAVCEAARNLVVVGAEPLGITDCLNFGDPEDPTVAYAFERTIDGIKDAAETLNIPVVSGNVSFYNESDDSRVHPTPVIGMVGIIEDLSKICSAAFKRSNDLIVLLGPLESGESLCEYVRLIHGIEDAPVPTIDLMFEKRLHRALLRAIKKDLLSSAHDVSEGGLAVALAECCILGNVGASCEIESRSRTDFLLFGERPSRIVASLSEENLSEFARLMNDESVPFTIVGRVGGTSLVIKVNGKTLIEEEVSKMKSVYERSLEKLVNE; via the coding sequence ATGCAACGAGTTGAGATGTTCGGTCTCACCGAGATGGAGTATGAGCTCATTTTGAAAAAACTCGGCAGAGAACCAAACGAGACAGAGCTTTCGATGATCTCAGTGATGTGGTCAGAACACTGTGGCTATAAGCATTCGAAAAGTTCTCTGCGAAGGTTGCCAACTCGTGGGCCCAGGGTGATACAAGGACCCGGTGAAAACGCAGGAGTTGTGGATATAGGCGATGGTCTTGCGGTCGTTTTTAAAATGGAAAGCCACAACCATCCCTCCGCAGTTGAACCGTTCCACGGTGCCGCCACGGGTGTTGGAGGGATCGTGAGGGATGTTCTCGCGATGGGTGCAAGGCCCATCGCTTTGCTTGATTCGCTGAGGTTCGGAGATCCAACATCAGCTCGAGTGAAATATCTGTTCCACGGTGTGGTGTCGGGTATCTCTTTCTATGGAAACTGTATAGGGGTCCCGACCGTTGGCGGAGAAGTCTATTTTCATTCGTGTTATTCACAGAACCCATTAGTGAACGTGATGTGTGTGGGTTTGGTCGAGAAGAAACATTTGAAGTTTGCGAGAGCTTCGAAATCGAATGCTTCGCTGTTGTTGGTTGGATCACTCACTGGACGTGATGGCATCGGTGGAGCAAGTTTTGCTTCGGAGAATCTTTCGGACGATAGTGAGAAAAAGCGTCCCTGTGTTCAGATAGCCGATCCGTTCATGGAGAAGCTCCTCATCGAAGCCTGCGTTGAGTCAGCCACACTCGATTGTGTGCTTGCCATTCAAGATCTCGGGGCTGCTGGCTTGACCTCAGCTTGCTCTGAAGTCGCTGCAAAAGGTGGAAAAGGTGTGTTGGTGGACCTTTCTCTTGTTCCAGTGCGTGAAGAAGCCATGACGCCACGAGAGATCTTGCTGTCTGAGTCACAAGAGCGCATGTTGCTGGTGGTAGAAAAGGGTTTTGAAGAAACTGTTGCGAAAATCTTCAAAAAATGGGGTTTAAGGGCTTCCAAAATAGGTGAAATCGTCGATGATGGTTTCTTCACTGCCATCTACGATGGAAAGATCGTGGTCCGATTGCCAGTGAAATTACTGACGGAAGCGCCGATCATCGAACTCAAACCGAGTGCAATGTTACGAAGAAGGACCACCGAGTTGAATGTTCCCATCCCCAAGGATCTAAATACTGTCTTTCTGAAAATTCTTGGCAGTCCAAACGTTTGTAGTCGCAAATACATCTTCGAACAGTACGACCACATGGTGGGAATCGATACGGTACTCAGACCCGGACACGATGCCGCGATCATCAGAATAAAAGGAACAAACAGAGCGATAGCGACTGTTACCGACTGCAATCCGCTGTACTGTTCGGTGGATCCTTACATCGGTGCACAGATGGCAGTTTGTGAGGCGGCGAGAAATTTAGTGGTGGTCGGCGCGGAACCTTTAGGTATAACTGATTGTTTGAACTTCGGTGATCCTGAAGATCCCACAGTCGCATATGCCTTTGAAAGGACCATCGATGGAATCAAGGACGCAGCTGAAACTCTGAACATACCAGTTGTGAGTGGCAACGTGAGTTTCTACAACGAATCTGACGATTCAAGAGTTCATCCCACACCAGTCATAGGCATGGTTGGAATCATAGAAGATCTTTCTAAAATCTGTTCCGCCGCCTTCAAGCGGTCAAACGATCTCATCGTGTTGCTTGGACCTTTAGAGAGTGGAGAGAGTTTGTGCGAATATGTGAGGTTGATTCATGGGATCGAGGATGCACCAGTGCCAACGATCGATCTGATGTTTGAAAAAAGGCTGCATCGAGCTCTACTCAGGGCTATAAAAAAAGATCTGTTGAGTTCTGCACACGATGTTTCTGAGGGTGGTTTAGCGGTGGCCTTGGCTGAATGTTGCATCTTGGGAAACGTTGGAGCAAGTTGCGAGATCGAGAGCCGATCGAGAACAGATTTTCTCCTCTTCGGTGAACGTCCATCCCGAATAGTGGCGAGTCTGTCTGAAGAAAATCTATCAGAGTTCGCTAGATTGATGAATGATGAGAGTGTACCGTTCACCATCGTTGGACGGGTCGGTGGAACGAGCCTTGTGATCAAAGTGAACGGAAAAACGCTCATCGAAGAGGAAGTGTCCAAAATGAAATCGGTGTATGAACGTTCCCTCGAGAAGCTGGTGAACGAATGA